The stretch of DNA AAAATTATTACCTGACTCTGTTGCAAATCAAATTGCTGCGGGGGAAGTTGTACAGCGTCCAGCATCAGTTGTCAAAGAATTATTAGAAAATGCTATTGATGCGGAAGCCAATCAAATTCAATTGATTATTAAAGACGCAGGAAGATCGCTTATTCAAATTATTGATAATGGAAAAGGAATGTCTGCTACAGATGCTCGTATGAGCTTTGAACGACATGCTACATCAAAAATTCGAACTACAGAAGATATTTTTTCTATTGAAACAAAAGGATTTCGAGGGGAAGCTTTGGCTTCTATTGCTGCGGTCGCTCAAGTAGAAATGAAAACCAAAACAGAGGAAGAAGACTTGGGACACTTGATTCGTATTGAAGGAAGTGAAATTAAAGAACAAAACATTGTTCAAACTCCAACAGGTACTTCCATCTCTGTTAAAAATCTTTTTTTCAATGTTCCTGCAAGACGTAACTTTCTAAAGAGTAATCAAGTAGAAATGCGCCATATTATTGATGAATTCCATCGTGTAGCATTGGCACACCCTACTTTAGCTTTTTCTTTATATCATAATGATAATGAGTTATTTAAGTTACACAAAGGAACTTTTAGACAACGAATTGTTTCCATATTTGGAAGAAAACATAATGAACAACTCGTTCCTATCAATGAAGAAACTGAAGTTGTTTCTGTAAGTGGATTCATCGTAAAGCCTGAATTTGCTAAAAAGAAACGTGGTGGGCAATTCTTTTTTGTAAACGATCGTTTCATTAAAAGTTCTTATCTACATAAAGGAATTTTAGAAGCTTTTGATCATTTATTACCCAATGGATATCATCCTAGTTATTTTATTCATTTAAAAATAGACCCAAAGCGTATTGATATTAATATTCATCCTACAAAAACAGAAATTAAATTTGATGATGAATATAGCATCTTTGCTATTTTACGATCAGCCGTAAAACACTCTTTAGGACAATATAATATTGCTCCTAGCCTGGATTTCACTATCCATCCTGATTTAGAAGTAACCACCTCTTCTACACAACAACCTATAAAAGAACCTTCTATAAAAGTTAATCCTAATTTTAATCCTTTTGAAAGCTCTAAACCCAGTTCAAATGAAATTCATAAAACCACACAATTTTATGAATCATTTAAACCCGATACTTCAGAAAAAGAATCGCTAACCATAGAAAGTTCCTTTACTCAAACTATTGATTCTAATAAGTCAAATCAAGATCTTTTTAATGATGAAATGATCTCTTCTTCCAAGAGTCTACAAATTCATCAAAAATATATTCTATTTCAAGTAAAATCAGGAATGATGATTATCGATCAATATCGTGCTCATCAACGAATTTTATTTGAACGTTATTTAGAACAACTAACACAACAAAAAGCTTTGAGCCAACAGCTCATGTTTCCTATTAATATTTCCATTACAGAAATAGAAAAAAGTATTGCAGAAGAAATTGAACCTACCTTAATTCAATTAGGTTTTGACCTTGAGATTTTAAACGAATCACTTTCAATTAAAGCAATACCTACTACTATTGAGCAAAAGCAAGTCAATGAAATTATAGAAAACTTAATGGAAAAGGCTTCTTATCAATCGCAATTAAATCAAATTGAAAATATAGCACTCAGTATTGCTCGATCTACGGCTATAAAAAGAGGACAAAATTTAACACAACAAGAAGTAGAACACCTCATTAGTGAACTATTTGGTACATCAAACCCAAATTATTCGCCTGAAGGTAAAAGTATTTTCTTAAATTTGACGCTAGATTTCATTAAAACTCAATTAGGATGATCGGAGGATACAATAGAAGCATACCCCCAGTGACAAAAAACTTAATCATTATTAATGTTTTATTTTTTATTGCTACGTATGCATTTGAATATTCAAATCTAACCAGCTTAACCATAGATTTGGGAGCTTTTTACCCAGATTCAAACTATTTTAGACCTTGGCAAATTATTACGCATATGTTTATGCATGGAGGTATTGGCCATATTTTTTTCAATATGTTTGCATTATGGATGTTTGGTAGTACAGTAGAACAAGCCATTGGTACAAAAAAGTATTTACTTCTTTATTTTTTTGCAGGATTAGGGGCTTATTTTCTTTACAACCTTTTTCATTTTTATCAAGCACAGGAAATTATTCAACAACTTCCAATTGGAGGTGTCACATTAAATGATATAAAATCACTCCCTGTTGGAAATGGTTATACTCAAAATGAAAGTCTATTAACACTTTCGTCTATCTATACAACCCCTATGGTTGGAGCTTCAGGAGCTTTATATGGTATTTTAGTAGCTTTTGGAGTCCTTTATCCAAATGCTCAATTAATGCTTTTGTTCCCTCCAATACCTATGAAAGCAAAGTATTTTATTCCTGTTCTAATATTAATAGAATTATTTCAACAATATCAAAACAATCCTCAAGACAATGTTGCACACCTAGCACATTTAGGAGGAGCCTTATTTGGCTTTATTTTCATACGAAAATGGAAACAAAATCGTTTTAGAGTAAATTAAAAGAATTTGATATGACTTTTTTTGAACAACAAAAGTTGCAATTTCAACAAGCTAATATTGCTGTAAAATTAATTTACATCAACATTGCTTTATTTATTTTAATTTTACTAGTAGGTAGTTTCACTAATTTAAGTGGAAATGGTTTTTCGTTATTAGATTGGTTTGTCTTAAAAAATGATCTATCATGGCTCTATAAGCCTTGGACATTGTTAAGTTATTCCTTTTTTCATTCACCGAAAGACATATTTCATTTACTATCTAATATGATTTTCTTATACTATTTTGGACAATTTTTCTTGTATTATTTTTCAGAAAAAATGTTTTTAAGAGTCTATTTATTAGGCGCTTTAATTGGTGGGTTATTTTTTATATTATTAACTAATGTATTTCCTGTTTTCAATCATGCTTCCTATTCGTTAATTGGGGCTTCTGCTGCCATATATGCCATCGTTGCTGTTGTTGTTGCCTATGAACCCAATAAAGAAATTCAATTATTTGGAGTGATATCTTTAAAACTATGGCAACTAGCTCTTTTCATTTTGGTTATGGATTTATTACAGATTGCAACTGGGAAAAATATTGGAGGGCATTTATCACATTTTGGAGGTGCTTTGGCTGGTTATCTTTATCTAAAACAATTTAATAGGGGTGATCAATTAGGACAGTTTTTTGCTTCTATTCCTAATCTATTTAAAAGAAAATCTACATTCAAAACAACCAAAAATAAAGTGCCTCCTAGAAATGATTATGATTTCAATTCTGAAAGAAAAAAGAATCAAGAAAAAATTGATGCTATTTTAGATAAAATTTCTAAATCAGGTTATGATAGTCTAACTACAACAGAAAAAGAATTTTTGTTCAAACAAGGCAAATGATTCAATATCTTATTCGAAATATTATTTTTATACTCAACTTATTGGCTTCATTAGCTCTTTTCCTTGGATGGATTGGGAGTTTTCATTATAGCTATCAATATGCTTTTGTTAGTATTTTAGCATTAGTTTTACCTGTTTTATATATTATCAATATTATATTTCTTCTTTATTGGCTTATCTTTTCAAAGCATAAAAAAAATAGTTTTATTTCTCTTATTCCTCTACTACTTTGCTGCTTTATTTTTAACCGATTTTATAACCTATCATCTAAAGAAAACTCTACTGGTAATATTAGTGTAATGACATACAATATTAAAAGTTTCACCCCACACTATAATTTATATAATGAAGATAGTGCTCAAATTTCTAAAAAACAGAGTTTTAATTTAATTGATAGTATTAAACCTGATATACTATGTTTACAAGAGTTTTCAGAAAGAGGAAAAGAAATTCGTAAAAAATTCAAACGTTATATTCTGAACTCAAGTCTAGATCATAAAGAATATCGCCCTACTATGATATTAACAAACTTTCCAATAGTTCATCACTTTAGTATTGATTTTGAAGGAAATTATGCAAATAACGTAGTAGCAGATTTAAAAATACAAGAGGATACTATACGTGTCTTTAATATTCATATGGAATCTTTAAGTCTTATGTCAAAATATATAAACAATATTGATTCAGAAGACGAAGCAAAAAATGCAGCAAAAAATTATTACCGGAACTTAAATAATGGGTTTCAACAACATCAAAAACAAATTGATAAAATAGCCGAAGAAGTAAGACGTTCACCTCACCCTGTTATTTTATGTGGGGATTTCAATAATACCCCTTTCTCATATGAATACAATAAATCTGTCGCATTCCTTCAGGATTCTTATCTAATAGCTGGACATGGGATTATTGAAACCTACCATAATATTCCTTTTCCTACTAGAATTGATCATATATTTGCATCTAATGATTTTATGATAAACAGTTATGAAGTTTTAGATCATCAAAAAATTTCAGATCATTATCCTATCAAAGTAACCTTATCATTAAAAAATAATGAATAACTTTACTCCCTATGAGGGAACGCTTAAAGAAAATTATTTTTTTTAGTAATCTTATTTTTTCAATTCTGCTAAGCTTAGCATGGATTGGAAGTTTTTGCTTCACTAAAATTGTTTTCTTTTCATTCCTTGCTTTAGGATTACCTTTACTTTTTATTATCAATATTATTTTTCTTCTCTTTTGGTTCTTTTACACTAAATCTAAAGAAAATATTTTGATATCTCTTATTCCTATTACTTTTTGCCTTTTCATTTTAAATCGTTTTTCTAAAATAAGAGAAAATGATCAAACACAAGGAGATATTACTATTATGAGTTATAATATTAAAGAATTTACTCCTTATCAAAATATTTATCAAAAAGAAGATTTATATCTTTTTGATAAAAAATACAATGCTTTACTTGAGGAAGAAAATCCAGATATACTATGTTTACAAGAGTTTTCAGAAAGAGGAAATGAATTAAAACTACTCTATCCTTATCATATCTTAAATTCAAAACTACAACATAAAGCCAACCGTCCTTTAATTATTTTTTCGAAATACCCTATAATCAACTACTATGCTATAAAAATTAAAGGAAAATATACGAATAATCTTTTTGCAGATATTGTAATCAAGAAGGATACCATTCGTGTGGTAAATCTTCATATGGAATCGCTAACTTTAAGAAAAAAAGAACTTAAAGATTCTACCAATTCTATCTTTACTCGATATCAAAAAGTTTACAATCGATTAGCTCATAGCTTCAAATTACATCAAAATCAAATTGATGCAATCATGAAAGAAATAAAAAAATCACCCTACCCTGTTATATTGTGTGGAGATTTTAACAACACTCCTTTTTCATATGAATATTCTAAAGCTATAACAACCTTACATGATACTTATCAACATAAAGGGAATGGTATTATTGATACTTATCATCATATCCCTATTCCCATTCGAATTGACTACATTTTTACTTCTCCAAGCATCAAAACAAATAGTTATGAAGTAATTGATAAAAAAATTTCAGATCACTACCCTGTAAAAGTTTCCTTTACTCTTCCTTAAATTAACTTATAAAGTAATTATGAAAAATATCCCCTTCTTACTTATTTACAGCCGAATATTGATTGGCATTATCATTGGGTTCTTAACCTTTTATTATACAAAACACCAAACTATATGGATCGTATCCTTAATGTTTATTGGATTGCTTACTGATATTTTTGATGGAATTATTGCTCGAAAACTAGATATATCTACCAAAAAACTTCGAGTATGGGATTCGAATGTAGATCAATTTTTCTGGTTAATCGTTATTGGATCATCATTTTATTTAAACTTCAGTTTTGTTAAAGAAAACATAGTTTACATAAGTATCATTGTTTTACTTGAACTATTATGCTATTTAATTAGTTATATTAAATTTAAAAGAACGATTGCTACACATTCTATACTTGCTAAAGTATGGACTTTATCTCTACTTGGTTTTTTAGTAGATCTTATACTTCATTCTACTAGTCATTATTTCTTTATTCTTTGTCTCTTTCTAGGTATTATATCACGAATTGAAATTATATTAATCATCTTAAAATTAAATAAGTGGACAACAGATGTTCCCTCTATCCTAGTAGTATCAAAAATCAATCAAGGTATCCCAATTAAAAAAAACCGCTTATTTAATAGCTAAAATTTTAATTACCTCTATTGACATTATTCTACTTCATTTTATACATTTTTGAAGCTAACATTTGATATTGTCAACTTACTACGCTCCTGTAAAATTATTCAATTAACGTTCTATAATTCAACTATGGTAACCTTCCCTTTTTTATAACTCTTTCTGATATATCACCACATCCAAAATACGTTCAAATTTCTCTCCTACATTTTTAAAATGAGCACATTCTACGTAATCATTTTTTTTAAATAATTGAATACTCCCCATATTTTCAGCACAAATTACAGCTAATAAGTTTTTTAAACCAATTTTTTTAGCTTCTCTATCCATAAATTGAATTACTGTTTTACCTATTCCTTTTCCCGTAACTTCTGGTTGAAAATATAATGTGATTTCTGCACTTCGATTATATGCTTGTCGCTTTTTATATGGACATAAGTAAGTAAAACCTATAAATTCATCTTCTCGAAATATTCCAAATGATAAATATATAGGATGGTTTATGTAAATAGATTCTTTTAATTCTTGAATGGTGATAGGTTCTGTATGAAAAGTAGCTGTACTGGTTAAAATATAATAGTCGTATATTTTTTTTATTTTAGTAAAATCAGATTCTTGAATAGGTTTAAAATGGATATTCATACTAAATTGATTGTTTATTAACAAAAAATAGATTCTAAAACAAATTCAGAATAACACTATTTTATAGATCTACATACTAATAACTCCTACAGATAGTACTTAAAGTTCAATTTTAATATTATATTTTTCTTCTAAATCTGTAATATTTTCTTCTTCCAACTTAATAGTCATATTAGAAAACAGTTCATCTCGATCTCTTTTGGCTTTTTTACGTCGAATTGCTTCAATAAAACGTCTTACTTCGTTTTCAGATTTTAACTTTAAACGAGGTACTTCTACAGGTTTTCCATCTTTAACAGCAACCATCGTAAAATAAGAAGAATTACAATGTTTAATCTCTCCTGTTTGAATATTTTTAGATTCTACTCTTATTCCTACTACCATAGAACTTTTACCTACATGATTAATAGAAGCTTTCATCGTTGTTAACTCTCCAACTTCTATTGGATTAAGAAAATCTACTGAATTTACGGATGCAGTAACACAATAACTACCTGAAAATTGAGATGCGCAGGCAAAAGCTATTTGGTCCATCAATTGTAAAATATAGCCTCCATGCACTTTTCCACCAAAGTTCGCATGAGAAGGTAACATTAATTCGGAGATCTCTATTTCAGAATCTGCTATGGTTTTGTGGGTCATGATCAATTTTTAAAGCAAAGATATCAAATTATTAATAGGCTTTTTCTTCTCCTCTAAAAATATTTAAAACTGTATCTAATATAATTTTTAAATCCATTAAAAATGACCAATTTTCTACATAGAAAACATCCATACGTGTTCTATTTTTTATGTCAGATTTGGTTATAATTTCACCTCTATATCCCTTAACTTGAGCTAATCCTGTTATTCCAGGCTTTACTAAATGACGAATAATATAACGCTTATCATCATCAATAAAATCATGATCATGGGAAATCATATGAGGACGTGGACCAACTACAGACATATCCCCTTTCAAAACATTAAAAAACTGTGGTAATTCATCTATACTCGTTTTTCTCATAAAAGCTCCCATTTTTGTAATCCTCATGTCATTTTTAGTAGCTTGTCTTGCTTCATCATCATTATTTGCAGCCATAGAACGAAATTTATAACACCAAAATCGTTCTCCTTTTAAACCTACTCTTTTTTGTTTAAAAAAGACAGGTCCTTTACTTTCTATTCTAATTAAAACAGAAATTATAGGAATCAACCATGACAATAAAAAGATAATGACACAACTTGAAAAAACAATATCAAAAATTCTTTTTAATGTTCTAAAAAAGGATTGGTCTAATTTTAACTCTCTGAAGGATAATACTGGTAAAAACCCATAATATTCTACTCCTAATTTTGTTGTTAAAAAAGCATCCTTATCAGGTATGAATTTTATTTTGACATATTCTTGATCTGAATGAGTGATAATTTTACGAACTTCTTTACTATTAAATGAATCTATAGAGCAGTAAATTTCATCTAATTCAGAACAATCATAATTTAAGTAATCTAGTTTTTCTCCCAATTTATTTTCAATGTCATTATTAGAAAAATAACCTAGAAATTGATATCCATATTTAGGATTCTTATTAAAAAAATCTTTTAATTTTTCAGCATAATCGCTATACCCAATAATCGCAACATTTCTATAATTTCCTCCTTTTTTACGATAAACCTGTAATAAGTAAACAAAAAGACTTCTAAAAAAGAAAGTGAATACACTTATTAAAATAGCATAAAACAATGTTATTTTATAATTAAATAATACATTCTCTTTTAAAGTTCCTACTCCAGAAATTAATGGCACCGCAACAAGAGAGAATAATACTATTTGTTTTAATACTTTATTAAATATAGTTACATAACCTGTATAACGATGTATTTTATAGATTGTTGAAAAAATACTTATAATTACCCACGAAATATTAAGAAATATAAGAGCTTTATAATGCAAATATATTAACCTATTAAAATTTTTTAAAGAATTCAACTTAAAACTACCAAAACAGTAAAATAATATAAAAAAACTTAAATTTATAATAACAACATCTATTATAAATAAAAATAAAGGAATATATTTTGAATATCTAGTTTTTTTCACCAATCAATAATTCTAACCTATTATCAAATTTATGTAAAACTTCTTTATATGCAAATTTTTCACTTATATAATTCCTTGCATTATTACCTAAATCAATTATTAAACTCTTATCTTTTATAAGTTTTAATAAGATCATACTTAGCTCAATTTCATTACGAGTAGACAAATAAACCCCCCCTTTTGATTCGTCTAGAACTTTTTTCACTTCAGATTTGTTATTTCCTAAAACAATTGAAGGTTTTCCACTTGCCATCATACCCAATAATTTTGAAGGCATAACAGTATCTATTACATTTTGTTTTTGAAATAAAATATGAATATCAGCACTACATAATAAATCTGGTAACTCTTCAAACGGAACTGGTGGATAGTATATTACGTTATTATAATCCTTTATTTTATTTAACAACCAATCTTTTTTAGCCCCATCTCCTACTACTATTATCTCAATGGAATCATTATTTATATTGTAGTCAAGAAATTTTATAAAAAACCCCCAATCTTGTTTTGCTCCAATATTACCAGAATATAGAATCTTAAATTTATCAGAAAGCATATATTTATGAGTATTACTATTCTTTGGGTTTATAAAATCAGGATCAACCCAATTGGGTAAATAATATGAAGTAGAATTTGATTTTAATTTCAACTTTGATAGCATCCCAAAACTAATAGTACTATTAACATCTGAACGATTTAATAATATATTTTCAATTTTAAACAGATATTCGAAAAATAAATTATTAAAGAAACTTTTAGATGTTAGTCCTGATTCAACAGCCGCGTCAAATTCAAAATCTTGAATATGAGTCCATAATTTAGCATTTAATCGTTTTTTTAGTATGTATCCAAGAAAAACTGAACTAGTAAAAGGGACTATAGAAATAATTACATCTGATTCTTTAATTTTAAATAAATTTCTTATACTTCCAATTGTAAAATCAATAAGATGTACAATCCTTTTAAAAAAAGTAGGATTCTTTGGTACATATTGTTTATATCTATAAATTTTCACATCGTTTACTTCTTCATATAAAAAAGTACTTTGATTAGAGTAATCATCTGATATTTTCCAAACAGGATAATAAGGAAATCCAGTAATTATTGAAACTTCATGATTTCTTGCTAAATACTCAGCCATTTGTGTTGTATATAAACCTGTAGCAGTATCTTCAGGAAAATAATTCACTCCAATTATTGTGATTTTCATATAAAACTTCTACACTCTGTCTTTTACGGGTTTTGCTGGGTTTCCTATACATATTTTCATAGACGGTAAGTCTTTAAAAACACTACTCCGTGCACCAACTACACATCCCTTATTAATCGTTATACCTGGGGCTACAAATACATCAGTTGCAAGCCAAGATTCTTCTAATATTTTTATTTCTTTTGCATAAATCGAAAAATCATTTTGT from Flavobacteriaceae bacterium UJ101 encodes:
- a CDS encoding DNA mismatch repair protein MutL (This protein is involved in the repair of mismatches in DNA. It is required for dam-dependent methyl-directed DNA mismatch repair. May act as a 'molecular matchmaker', a protein that promotes the formation of a stable complex between two or more DNA-binding proteins in an ATP-dependent manner without itself being part of a final effector complex; Belongs to the DNA mismatch repair MutL/HexB family.); this translates as MSNFIKLLPDSVANQIAAGEVVQRPASVVKELLENAIDAEANQIQLIIKDAGRSLIQIIDNGKGMSATDARMSFERHATSKIRTTEDIFSIETKGFRGEALASIAAVAQVEMKTKTEEEDLGHLIRIEGSEIKEQNIVQTPTGTSISVKNLFFNVPARRNFLKSNQVEMRHIIDEFHRVALAHPTLAFSLYHNDNELFKLHKGTFRQRIVSIFGRKHNEQLVPINEETEVVSVSGFIVKPEFAKKKRGGQFFFVNDRFIKSSYLHKGILEAFDHLLPNGYHPSYFIHLKIDPKRIDINIHPTKTEIKFDDEYSIFAILRSAVKHSLGQYNIAPSLDFTIHPDLEVTTSSTQQPIKEPSIKVNPNFNPFESSKPSSNEIHKTTQFYESFKPDTSEKESLTIESSFTQTIDSNKSNQDLFNDEMISSSKSLQIHQKYILFQVKSGMMIIDQYRAHQRILFERYLEQLTQQKALSQQLMFPINISITEIEKSIAEEIEPTLIQLGFDLEILNESLSIKAIPTTIEQKQVNEIIENLMEKASYQSQLNQIENIALSIARSTAIKRGQNLTQQEVEHLISELFGTSNPNYSPEGKSIFLNLTLDFIKTQLG
- a CDS encoding rhomboid protease GluP (Rhomboid-type serine protease that catalyzes intramembrane proteolysis. Important for normal cell division and sporulation. May act as a glucose exporter; Belongs to the peptidase S54 family; Contains 2 TPR repeats.) — protein: MIGGYNRSIPPVTKNLIIINVLFFIATYAFEYSNLTSLTIDLGAFYPDSNYFRPWQIITHMFMHGGIGHIFFNMFALWMFGSTVEQAIGTKKYLLLYFFAGLGAYFLYNLFHFYQAQEIIQQLPIGGVTLNDIKSLPVGNGYTQNESLLTLSSIYTTPMVGASGALYGILVAFGVLYPNAQLMLLFPPIPMKAKYFIPVLILIELFQQYQNNPQDNVAHLAHLGGALFGFIFIRKWKQNRFRVN
- the pgsA|PGS1 gene encoding CDP-diacylglycerol--glycerol-3-phosphate 3-phosphatidyltransferase (KEGG: eao:BD94_3362 CDP-diacylglycerol--glycerol-3-phosphate 3-phosphatidyltransferase); this translates as MKNIPFLLIYSRILIGIIIGFLTFYYTKHQTIWIVSLMFIGLLTDIFDGIIARKLDISTKKLRVWDSNVDQFFWLIVIGSSFYLNFSFVKENIVYISIIVLLELLCYLISYIKFKRTIATHSILAKVWTLSLLGFLVDLILHSTSHYFFILCLFLGIISRIEIILIILKLNKWTTDVPSILVVSKINQGIPIKKNRLFNS
- the pat gene encoding phosphinothricin acetyltransferase (Inactivates phosphinothricin (PPT) by transfer of an acetyl group from acetyl CoA. Can also acetylate demethylphosphinothricin but not PTT or glutamate. This enzyme is an effector of phosphinothricin tripeptide (PTT or bialaphos) resistance; Belongs to the acetyltransferase family. PAT/BAR subfamily; Contains 1 N-acetyltransferase domain.; KEGG: eha:Ethha_1405 phosphinothricin acetyltransferase), which encodes MNIHFKPIQESDFTKIKKIYDYYILTSTATFHTEPITIQELKESIYINHPIYLSFGIFREDEFIGFTYLCPYKKRQAYNRSAEITLYFQPEVTGKGIGKTVIQFMDREAKKIGLKNLLAVICAENMGSIQLFKKNDYVECAHFKNVGEKFERILDVVIYQKEL
- the ACOT11 gene encoding acyl-coenzyme A thioesterase (Has acyl-CoA thioesterase activity towards medium (C12) and long-chain (C18) fatty acyl-CoA substrates. Contains 2 HotDog ACOT-type domains; Contains 1 START domain.; KEGG: hsa:26027 acyl-CoA thioesteraes 11; Thiolester hydrolases), with translation MTHKTIADSEIEISELMLPSHANFGGKVHGGYILQLMDQIAFACASQFSGSYCVTASVNSVDFLNPIEVGELTTMKASINHVGKSSMVVGIRVESKNIQTGEIKHCNSSYFTMVAVKDGKPVEVPRLKLKSENEVRRFIEAIRRKKAKRDRDELFSNMTIKLEEENITDLEEKYNIKIEL
- a CDS encoding UDP-glucose:undecaprenyl-phosphate glucose-1-phosphate transferase (Is the initiating enzyme for the synthesis of the exopolysaccharide xanthan. Catalyzes the transfer of the glucose- 1-phosphate moiety from UDP-Glc onto the carrier lipid undecaprenyl phosphate (C55-P), forming a phosphoanhydride bond yielding to glucosyl-pyrophosphoryl-undecaprenol (Glc-PP-C55); Belongs to the bacterial sugar transferase family.), coding for MKKTRYSKYIPLFLFIIDVVIINLSFFILFYCFGSFKLNSLKNFNRLIYLHYKALIFLNISWVIISIFSTIYKIHRYTGYVTIFNKVLKQIVLFSLVAVPLISGVGTLKENVLFNYKITLFYAILISVFTFFFRSLFVYLLQVYRKKGGNYRNVAIIGYSDYAEKLKDFFNKNPKYGYQFLGYFSNNDIENKLGEKLDYLNYDCSELDEIYCSIDSFNSKEVRKIITHSDQEYVKIKFIPDKDAFLTTKLGVEYYGFLPVLSFRELKLDQSFFRTLKRIFDIVFSSCVIIFLLSWLIPIISVLIRIESKGPVFFKQKRVGLKGERFWCYKFRSMAANNDDEARQATKNDMRITKMGAFMRKTSIDELPQFFNVLKGDMSVVGPRPHMISHDHDFIDDDKRYIIRHLVKPGITGLAQVKGYRGEIITKSDIKNRTRMDVFYVENWSFLMDLKIILDTVLNIFRGEEKAY